The nucleotide window GGGCGTTCCACGGCGACGCGGACACCGTCGTGCCCGCCAAGGGGTCGCGGGACATCGTCGCGGCGCTGAAGAAGGCCGGCGCGGAGCCGAAGTACACCGAGTACCCGAAGGTCGGGCACAACAGTTGGTCCCCGGCGTTCGAGGAAAAAGAGTTCTGGAACTGGATCTTCGCTCAGAAGCGCCAGACCAAGAAATGAGCCGCAGAGTGCGGCGCGCGGAACGGGCAAGACGGCTCGTGCCACGCACCCGAACGGCGGAGTTGTCAACGAACGCGATGCGACCGCGATCCCCGTCACGGTTTGCGGTTGCGTGTGTGCGATCCCACCGTACAGCGAAACTATCCGACCTTGCCGCAGTCGCTGATGGTGACCTTGGCGGATGTCTTCCCGCTCCGCGAGCCGACGGCCTCGATCTTCTTGACCACGTCGTAGCCCGTCACAACCTGCCCGAAAACGACGTGCTTCCCGTCGAGGTGTGGTGTCGCGGCGGTGCAGAGGAAGAACTGGGAGCCGTTCGTGTTCGGGCCGGCGTTCGCCATCGAAAGGGTGCCGCGGCCGAAGTGCTTGCCCGCCTTGCCCTGGAAGGTCTCGTCGTCGAACTTGCCGCCGTAGATCGACTCACCGCCGCGGCCGTCGCCGGAGGTGAAGTCGCCCCCCTGGCACATGAAGCCCGGGATCACGCGGTGGAACGACGAACCCTTGTAAGCCAGTGCCGCTCCGGCCTTGCTCTTGGTGCCGACGCACAGTTGCAGGAAGTTCTCGGCGGTTTTGGGGCACGTGTCGGCGAACAGCTCCATCTCGATTCGCCCGGCCGGCTTGCCGTCGATGGCGATCTCGAAGAACGCCTTGGGGTTCTTCGGGTTCACGGCGTGGAAGGGCTTGTAATCGTCGCCGAGGAGCCCCCCGCGCTCGGGCGCCGCGGAGCGACCGCCGTCGGCGTCCGGCCAATTTGTCGTACACGCGGGCAGAACCGCGACGCAGGCCAACAAAACGGCTCGACGCAGAAGAATCATGGGCCGGTGGGTCATGGCGACCTCCACAAACATCGGATCGGGGCGCTGCGCCCGTGAAACTGCGGCGTGTACTGCTGGACGGGAGGCCGGTCAAGCGGAGTTCAGTGGTTTCAAGTTCGGGCCGCGCAGCGATGTGCGGGTTCTCATACATGAACCCATCTGCGGGGGCGCTTTCTTGACGAGCCGCGACCGCCCGGGAGCGGGATACGTGGCACCGCTCCCGGGCGGTCGCGGCTCGTCAACAAAAGCGGCAGCATTACCAGGTACGTGTATCAGTGTGGCCCGCCTTGGGGCTCGGAGGTGCGTTGCGCGCCAACCGCCAGACCGGCCGCACGAGGAGCGGACACGGTCTTCGGAGCAACTGTTCACGGAGTGAGCGGATCACACTTAACGGCCGGTGCATGAAACGACTGGCCCCGGTACGACACCAGGGCCGGCCGGTTCCTCTGCGTTGTCTTGTGCCTTTTGCGGCCGATCGGCTCCTGGCCTTCAGTTCCGGCCGCGCGGGTCACCCCGTTGCGAACAGGAACTGCAAGATCCGGTCGAACCGGGCGCCCCAGGACGCCTCGTTGTGTGTCCCGCCCGGCACCTCGGTGTAGCGGCAAGGGTTCCCGTACCGCGCGAGCAGCGCGGAGAGCCGGCGCGTGCGGCGCATGGTCGCGGCGCGGCCCACGCGGGACGGGCTCTCGTGCTCGCCCACGTCGAGCCACACCCGGCACCCGCCCAGCCACCCCCGCGACACCGACACGTTCCGCAAGAAGTACTCGCGGTCCCACCACAGCGACGGCGACACCGCCGCGCACTTCCCGAACACCCCCGGGTACCACTTGCACAGGTGCAGCGAGATGAGCCCGCCCATCGACGACCCGCCGACCCCGGTGTGTGCCGGCCCGGACAGCGTGCGGTACGTCGCGTCGATGAACGGCTTCACCTCCTCGACCAGCAACCGCCCGTACCCGCGGGAGAGGTCGTGGTCGCGCCGCGGGCCGCACCGCACCGGGCCGTACTCTCGGAGCCGGTCCGGGGTGTTGGCCAAGCCTACCAGAATGACCGGCGGCACGCGACCCGCCCGGACCTCGCGCTCGGCCACCTCGTCGGCGCCCCACGGCACCCCGCCGAACGCGGTGTGCGCGTCGAACAGGTTCTGGCCGTCGTGCAGGTAGAACACCGGGTAGCGGCGGTCGCGCTCGGCCCCGTACCCCGGCGGGAGCCACACGCTGACCGTGCGCGCGTGCGGCAGGAACCGGGACCGGAAGTCGTGGTGGTAGTCGACGCTGCTCTGGTCCCAGCCGTTCACGTGGGCTTCGATCACGGGCGGCCCGTCGGCCCGGACCTCGCGCGGGAAGAACTCGTGCCCGCGGCCGTCGTTCTCGGCGTCGCGCCAGCGGCCCAGGGTCACGAGGAACCGGCCGCGGAACCCGTCGGGCAGTTCGAGCCGGGCGCGCCGCGTCCCGTCCCCCCACGGGTCGAGCGGGACGCCGGCCGCGGACCAGTCGCCGAGCGGCCCGTCCCCGGCCAGGAACGCCCGCCGCCACGGGGGGGTGGACTCCGGCACCCGCACCACGAACTCGACCATTCGCCCCTCGAAAGGTGGTTCCGCGCGCCGCGGTTCCGCGTATTATTCGCTCCAGGCCCGTCGCGGCGGAGTGTCAAGTCATGCCCGATCCGACTGAGATCGTATCGTCCCTGGTGGCGGCCGGGTTCACCCATCTGGTGTGGATTCCCGACAGCCACCTCGGGCGCTGGGAGCCGGCGCTCCGCGGTTCGCCGCTCGCGCCGGTCCGCGTGTGCCGCGAGGGCGAGGCGGTGGGCGTCGCCGCGGGCCTCATGCTCGGGGCCGCCCGCCCGCTCGTGGTAATGCAGTGCACCGGCTTCTTCGAGGCCGGCGACGCGGTGCGGAACGTGGTCCACGACCTGAAGCTGCCGCTCAAGCTTATTATCGGTGTTCGGAGCGAGCTTAACGCCCGTGCCGGTAAAAGTGCCGACAACTGCCCGCACTTCGCCGCGCGCCTGATCGAGGCGTGGGAGGTCCACCACGCGCGGTTCGACCCGTCAACGAACGACATCGCGCAACTCGCCCGGGCGGTGGCGGCGCTGGCCGGGCACCCGACCGCGTCCGCCCTCCTGTGGGCGGAATGACGCCGAATCGTGCGAGCTGTTTTCCGGCGCCGGTCCGCGGTGCCATCGGGTTGATATGGCGGAACGCGCGGATCGAGCGCGGCACGCGGCGGGGCTGATTCGTGATCCGGTTGGCTGTGTCTATTTCTTGTCGCTCAGGCAATGATGCCTGTGCAACAAAAACACAAAACCTGGTACTCGGGCCGCCGATTCGCTGGCGCGTCGCGGCCACTGGGGCGCACGACGAGAACAGGACTATTCACTCAGACGAACGGACGGTGATGCCGGTCCGAAAGATGTGCCGCGACATTGTAGTTTTGTCGGCTCTTCGCCTTCAATGCTACGCAGCCGGTTCGACCGTGACGCCGAGCGGGTGCCCGTTCTTCGTCACGTGCGGGTCCGGGCCGAACGACTTGATCTGATCGGCCTTCAGTTCCGCCACTTCCAGCGCGCCGATCCACACCGCGACTTTGCCCTGCGTGTGCGCCTCCAGCATCAGTTCGACGCACTTCTCCACGGTGTACCCGAACACTTTGCGCAGCACCGTCACGACGAAGTCCATCGTGTTGGTGTCGTCGTTGTGCAGCACCACCGCGTAGGGCGGCTGGCGGCGCGTGCGGGTTTCGGTCTCCTCTTCGGGAACGACGTCCGGGGTGGGCGTGGCGTTGGCCATGAGTCCGGTCTCTCGGGAGCGGGCGGTAACAACGGTTAGTATACCCCCCTCGCGCGGCGCGTGGAAGTGCGCTGCCGGCCCCGAAAGTACGGTCGCCAGCCGTACCGTTGGTCCGTCCCGTCGTTTCAAGCTGGCACAGTCGTGACGAGATCAATGACGTGATCGGAGGTTACACCGCATGCTGACGCAGGCGGGTGGCGCACAACCAACGAACTTGAAACGACTGGAATCGCCGGGCTCGTTCCCACGGGTGAGCGCGGCGTCACGCCCCAATATGAACCGTTCGACCGCCCGGCGGCGCCTGCACGCACGGCCCGCAACGGGGCGAACAACCGGGAACCTCGGGAGTTGTTACTTCGTCAGGAGACGGAAGTCGTGCGCGGCGTTGGCGGCCGGGTCGTAATCCACCTGAAGGGCCGAGTTCCGGTTGTACTTGGGCGGAATCACGTTCACGGTCTCGTCGCGCATCGTCCCCGGGGCGGCGTCCGGGTCCGGCACCCGCCGCCCGGTCTTTTGCTCCGCGATGATCTCGACCCGGTACCGCCCGGCCGTCGGGCCGCGTTCGACCGGGATCTCGTACTGCCCGTCCCGGACCTCGCCCTCGGCGCTGATGCCGTTGGTGAGGGCGAAAAAGCGGACCTTCCCGGTCGCGAGCGGCGTCCCGTCCACCGAGACGGTCCCGCGCACCGGCCCCCGTTTGGGGGCCGCGTCCCCGCACCCGATCAGCGCGGCCAGAGCGACCGCGCGCCACACACCCGCACGCATCAGAAGTCCCCCAGCACTTCGCCGCCGGCCATGCTGCTCATGCCGGCCCAGGTGGCGAGATCGACCGAGTTGCGGACGAACCGCACCGAGCCGTCGCACAGGGCCACGCTCACCCCGCCGCTGTGCCGGCTGCGGCTGCCCATGAAGAAGTTCAGCGAGTCGGCCGTGGACCGGATGCACGGCCACCCCTGCTGCGGGTTGTCGATGCACTGGCCGTAGTCCCCGGACGGGCTGTTCGGGGTGATGCGGGCCGAGATCTCGTAGCACCCGGAGTCGTTGTTCCAGATCCGCCCGCGCCGGTCGGTCAGGTCCCCGGAGTGGTCCCGCGGCGGCTGGAGCATCTCCATCAGGCACAGGGTGTTGCTGGTGCCGTCCGTCATGTCCGTGAACCTGGCGCCGAACTCCAGCCAGAACGGCGAGCGGCCCGCGGTGCCGACGTTCAGCGGCGCGGGGTTGCTGGCCGGTCCGCCCTGGTCGAAGAACGCCCACCGCCCCCAGTTCACCCCGTAGTTCCCCTTGTAGTCGTTGGTCGGCGACCACGGCTCCTGGGTCTGGTCGGACGGGCACTGGAACAGGGTCAGCTTCTGGGACCGCGCCAGCGTGTTGTTGGCGTGGTTGAAGTCCTGGGCCTGGTCGTAGTTCTTGTACAGGGTGTCCTGCTCGATGTACGGCAGCACGTCGGCGACGAACGGCTTGCGCTTTTTGGTGCTGAGCAGGCCGGTGACCGGGTCGTTCCCCTGGCTGCCGATCGGGAAGCGGCCGTTGGACGACTCGCTGTTGTGGCACGCGAGCGCGAGCTGTTTGAGGTTGTTCTGGCACTTCATGCGGGCGGCGGCCTCGCGCACCTTCTGCACCGCGGGCAACAGCAGCCCGATCAGAATGGCGATGATGGCAATGACGACCAACAGTTCGATCAGCGTGAACCCGTAGCGCGGGCGGGCGGTGGGCATGTAATAGGTTCCGAGCGGATGGAGGTAGGCGCAGCACCAAGCGGTTGGGCGGGCGGCCGTGGAGTGCTCCGACGGCCCGTGTGGGTGGAGAGTATTGCCGCCGCACGTTCGCAACACAAGCAGAAATGTTCCGCCGCACAACCGAATCACCGCGGCGCCCGGAGAGGAAGGCGGTGGGCCGCGGAATACGCGCCCCGGTTGCCGATCGGCCCGGCGGAGTGGCATGGCGCCGATTGTCCGGGGTAATCCGGGCAAAATTTGCGGGCCGGAGGCCAGTATGCCGGTGCCGTAGTTTACCGCGAGTGGGCAAGAGGTAGGCTGAACGGAGCGGAGCCGCGCGGTCTGATTCACCATCTGGTTGAAGAGTAACCGCTCGGCCGGACGTCGGTTGCACCCGCCGGTGTCAGCCGGCGGGTGACGCTACCAATTACCGATACTCGTCGATCGGACTTGGTATGAGTACCCCGTTGCGGCCGTTGCTCCGAGTAGACACCTGCGGCCGACCGCACCGTCCCGCGGCCCGCCCTTCGTTCCGGTCCGGTGCGAACATGAAGAGCTGGTATCTCGTCCCGGTGCTCGCCCTCGCGCTGCCCTTCGCCCCGTGCGGCGACGTGCTCGGCGGTCCCAAGTCCGATCCGCTCGGGCCGAAGGCGTACCCGCCCGTTTACGTCCCGGCGGAGGCGCCGCACGGGTACCTGTACCAGCCCGCCGCGGACCTCCGCACGGTGCCCCGCGGCGACGCCGTGAAGTACGCGCCGCAGGCGGGCGATGTGCTTCTGCTGAGCGACCCCGATCCGCTGTTCACCACTCTGTACGTAATCGCCCGGAGCGGCCGGCCGGGTCACTCGGCGGTGGTCATTACCATGCCGGACGGCCGCCTGGGGGTGCTGGAATCGGGGTTCAGCTTCACGCCGTGGACGCGGATCACCCCGCTGGACTACCGCCTCAACCTGTACTCCGGGCACATCTGGGTGCGGCCGCGCCAGGAGCCGCTGACGGCGGAGCAGGACCGCGCGCTGACCGAGTTCGCGCTGGCGGCCGAGGGCGGAAAGTACGACCTGCGGAAGTTCGGGATGCAGCTCACGCTGTTGCGGGCGCGGAACCCGCTGGTCACCCGGTTCGCGGGGAAGCCGGTCGGCCCGGGGCAGAAGTACGTGTGCGTGCAGATCGTGCTGGAGGCGCTGGTGTACGCGGGGCTGATCGACGGGGAGACGGCGCGGCCCGGGGCGACCTATTCGCAGGACCTGTTTTACGACCGGTCCCGGAACCCGTACATCGACCGGCACCCGCCGCTGGCCGGGCGCGGGTGGGGTCCGCCGCAACTGTGGACGCCGATTCCGGGCACGGCGCTGCGCGGGCAAGACCGGCCGCAGCCGCCGAACGCGTGGCCCGGCCCCGGCGGCGCGTACCGGGTCGATCCGATCCCGGTCGCCGACGGCCAACCCCCGGTGCCCACGGTTGTCGGGTACGTTCCCGGCACGCCGGATCTGACGCTCCCGACTCAAAGCCCCCCGCGCCGCATCAGCTTCTTGGACCGCCCGTATCGTATTTTCTCGCGCCGCTGACGGTTTACCTGACGGCCCGAACGATGGGCCGGCGGCGTTGATCCAGGTGAACGGGCTGCAGCCGTTGGGGCAACCATTCGGCCTCACTCGCCCTGGTGCGCTTTGTCCAGGCTGCGCCAGAGGTACCACAGCGCAACGCTGCGGTACGGCTGCCACGGCTTCGCCACCCGGGTGAGCTTCGCCGGGTCCGGTAGCTTCCGGAGCCGGAACAGGTTCTTCACCGCCACCTTGATCCCGTAGTCCCCCACCGACAGCACGTCCGGCCGCCCCAGCCCGAATAGCAGGTACATGTCCACGGTCCAGGGACCGATGCCCTTGATGACCGTGAGCCGCTCGCGGATCGTGTCGTCGTCCAAGCCGGCGATGCTCGGCAGCAGGTCCGGGTTGGCCCGCGCGTGCTCGACGACCGCCCGGAGCGTCCGCTGCTTCGGGCCGGACACCCCGCACTCCTTGAACTCGGCTTCCGACAGCGCGGCGAGCTTGTCCATCGGCATGATGCCCTCACGCTGCCACATCGCCAGCGAGGTGCCATCAGCCGGATGTGGCCCCTCCGGCGGCGGGTTCACCGCCCGCGCGAGCCGGTTGTAAATCGACTCCGCCGCCTTCGTCGAGATCTGCTGACCGATCACGCACCGCACCAGCAGCGTGAACGGGTCCTCGCCGCGCGGCATCAGCAGACACGGCCCGACGCGGCCGATCAGCCCGTTCATGACCGGGCACGCGGCCGACAGGTGCTCCCGGGCCTGTTGGTAGAATGGTGTGGACATGCGGCCAGTATAACGGCGTGCGCCGCGAGATGCGAGCCAAAGTGTCCCGATCGCGTTCGGCGACCGGTGCTTGAGAACGGACTGCGGAATGAACTCCGCTCTGGGTAACACTGCGGCCCGAGGCAAGGGTGGGTAAGCACCAACACTCGATGGGGGGGGCAAGAGGATTTTTGACAGGATTTACAGGATAAACAGGATTTCAAGTTGATCTGTCTCCATCCGGCAAATCCTGTCGATCCTGTCAAAATCTGCATTCGTAAAAACGAACATGCGATCATCCGTCCGTTTCGCCCGCGTCTCTTGGCGGGAACGCTCGCATCCAGTCACCTGAACCGGCTGCGAGCGGGCGAATGGCCGGTCACCAATCGGCAAGGATTTCACCGCCGGCCGGGGTCACGGCCCCCCAGTACACGGGGGACGCGATCCCGGTCGCGAGCAACCGCACGCTCCCGTCGTAGAGCGCCACGTACATCCCCTCCCGGTGCGGCGACTGCGCCTGGTCCCGGTCGCACGCCGTGCGGGCCGGCACCGGCGCGGCCTGGAAGGTGACCTCCGGCGGCGCGAACATCACGCCGGAGCGGGCGCCCGTTGCCGGGCGGCTGTACGGCGGGTTACCGGCGGTGTGCGGGTAGTAGTCGAGGTAGCTCGTGGCCACGGCGGGGAACGGCCCGCCGTCGGCGAACGTCGCCCGGCGGACCCGCAAGTCGCCCCGGCGGAACAGGGCGTACTTGAAGTACACGTGGTTCACCCCGCAATCGGAGGCGTAGTGCCCCGCAAAGGCGATCGTTTGGGAGAAGCCGTCGGGCAGCGCCGCCGCTTGCAATGCCCCCTCGCGGAACACCTGCGCGTTGGCCGCGTAGCTGGACAGGCCGGCGTCGAGCGGGCCGAACTGCAACCCGACACTGGGCGGCACGCCCCCCGGGAACGTCGGCGGCGCACCGGCCCCCAGCGACAGCGTCGGGTCCGATGGGTCGAGGAAGGTCGGGATGACCGGCGCGGACGGCGGGTCGTCGACGGCGTCCCGCGCGTCCGCGAGCAACTTATCGGCCGCAGCCGACGCATCGAGGTACGGCAGAACCGCGACGAACAGCGAGCGGCCCGCGTTGGGGCTGCGCTCCCCGCCGTTCACCGCCGGCAGCCGCTCCCCGGACGCGGACGAGAAGTTCAGCGTCGCGAGCTGGATCTGCTTCAGATTGTTCTGGGACCGGAGCCGGGCGGCGGCCGCGCGCACCTTCTGAACGGCGGGCAGCAACAAGCCGATCAGCAGCGCCAGAATTGCGATCACCACCAACAGCTCAATTAACGTCAGACCGCCGCGCGTCCGTGAATGCGACATGAATCACTCCTCCTGCGAAACGGCGGCCGGGCCGTGCGCCCAACCGCCGGACGGGATCCATCCTCAAGGCTGCACGGCAATTCCCGTGATTGGGGCACTTGCCACATCGAACGAAGCGTCACCGGCCTGGGGGTTCTTCTTCTTGAAGGTGAAGACGGCGTAAACGTCATAGGTTCCCGCCGTCTTCACCGTTTCGTCCTTGAGTTTCCACGTGCCGTTACCGTAGTCGACGATGATAACCGGGGACGGCGCGGTTCCGCCAGCGGAAGGTGAGAGCCGCAACTCCGCCGCAATGATGTCGAACGTGGGAGGGAGGTTGACAGTCCCTTCGGCACTGATGACCAGCTTGCCGCCCTTTGCGCTCGTCGTCGTCACAGAGAAGCCTGGATGTGGCGACTGCTGCGCAACGGAAATAAGTGAACAAGATGCCAATAGCACAATAGAGCAGACCAATTGCCGACAATAATTCATGTCGAACGCTCCATTCTTGTGACGGGCCAGCTGCGATAGTCGCCTCAAAATCAACGCCTCCCGGAGTAGTGTAAGCTGGCCAATCGTGCAGAACAAGCCGATACCAATGAAGCAACAAAAACTTCACACTAACGCATTTAAACGTGTTAATCCATTGCAACTGGTTCACGGCGAAGCTCGCTAACCCGAGTCTTCCGAGAACGGCGGCGCACTTCAGGCAGGAAGCACGTCGGGTTCGAGCGGTCGCGCAGTACACGCTCGGCCC belongs to Gemmata obscuriglobus and includes:
- a CDS encoding DNA-3-methyladenine glycosylase family protein, with protein sequence MSTPFYQQAREHLSAACPVMNGLIGRVGPCLLMPRGEDPFTLLVRCVIGQQISTKAAESIYNRLARAVNPPPEGPHPADGTSLAMWQREGIMPMDKLAALSEAEFKECGVSGPKQRTLRAVVEHARANPDLLPSIAGLDDDTIRERLTVIKGIGPWTVDMYLLFGLGRPDVLSVGDYGIKVAVKNLFRLRKLPDPAKLTRVAKPWQPYRSVALWYLWRSLDKAHQGE
- a CDS encoding DUF1559 domain-containing protein, whose translation is MPTARPRYGFTLIELLVVIAIIAILIGLLLPAVQKVREAAARMKCQNNLKQLALACHNSESSNGRFPIGSQGNDPVTGLLSTKKRKPFVADVLPYIEQDTLYKNYDQAQDFNHANNTLARSQKLTLFQCPSDQTQEPWSPTNDYKGNYGVNWGRWAFFDQGGPASNPAPLNVGTAGRSPFWLEFGARFTDMTDGTSNTLCLMEMLQPPRDHSGDLTDRRGRIWNNDSGCYEISARITPNSPSGDYGQCIDNPQQGWPCIRSTADSLNFFMGSRSRHSGGVSVALCDGSVRFVRNSVDLATWAGMSSMAGGEVLGDF
- a CDS encoding DUF1559 domain-containing protein; its protein translation is MSHSRTRGGLTLIELLVVIAILALLIGLLLPAVQKVRAAAARLRSQNNLKQIQLATLNFSSASGERLPAVNGGERSPNAGRSLFVAVLPYLDASAAADKLLADARDAVDDPPSAPVIPTFLDPSDPTLSLGAGAPPTFPGGVPPSVGLQFGPLDAGLSSYAANAQVFREGALQAAALPDGFSQTIAFAGHYASDCGVNHVYFKYALFRRGDLRVRRATFADGGPFPAVATSYLDYYPHTAGNPPYSRPATGARSGVMFAPPEVTFQAAPVPARTACDRDQAQSPHREGMYVALYDGSVRLLATGIASPVYWGAVTPAGGEILADW
- a CDS encoding peptidylprolyl isomerase, which gives rise to MNPKNPKAFFEIAIDGKPAGRIEMELFADTCPKTAENFLQLCVGTKSKAGAALAYKGSSFHRVIPGFMCQGGDFTSGDGRGGESIYGGKFDDETFQGKAGKHFGRGTLSMANAGPNTNGSQFFLCTAATPHLDGKHVVFGQVVTGYDVVKKIEAVGSRSGKTSAKVTISDCGKVG
- a CDS encoding ATP-dependent Clp protease adaptor ClpS, translating into MANATPTPDVVPEEETETRTRRQPPYAVVLHNDDTNTMDFVVTVLRKVFGYTVEKCVELMLEAHTQGKVAVWIGALEVAELKADQIKSFGPDPHVTKNGHPLGVTVEPAA
- a CDS encoding alpha/beta hydrolase — protein: MVEFVVRVPESTPPWRRAFLAGDGPLGDWSAAGVPLDPWGDGTRRARLELPDGFRGRFLVTLGRWRDAENDGRGHEFFPREVRADGPPVIEAHVNGWDQSSVDYHHDFRSRFLPHARTVSVWLPPGYGAERDRRYPVFYLHDGQNLFDAHTAFGGVPWGADEVAEREVRAGRVPPVILVGLANTPDRLREYGPVRCGPRRDHDLSRGYGRLLVEEVKPFIDATYRTLSGPAHTGVGGSSMGGLISLHLCKWYPGVFGKCAAVSPSLWWDREYFLRNVSVSRGWLGGCRVWLDVGEHESPSRVGRAATMRRTRRLSALLARYGNPCRYTEVPGGTHNEASWGARFDRILQFLFATG